The sequence GAATTTCGGCCTCTCTCTCAGCCGCCGTTTGTACAAACAGCTCGGCAACACCATTTTTTGTGACGTAAACCCCGCCTTCAAACAGGTCGGGCGAACCTAATCCTTCGCGCGCCGCTTTTTGGGACATGGTAGTCGTCATGGTTCTTCCTCCTGTGTACCGGCAATTTCGTTGCATAACAGCGGTTCGTTAGATTCACTCAGCCAGGGAGCGATCGCGTGCGGACAGATTATCATTTGAGCAAGATGGAGGGAAAATTTAGGTCAAATTTATACCCTGATAAAGAATAAGCCCGGCAAGCCGGGCCTCAGGCGCTTATTGCGCGGCGGGATAGCCGTCGCCGTTAATCCAGGCGTGGTCTTTTTCCCAGGTGAATTTCCATTGCCGCACCGGCCCGGCCATCACGTTGAGATAATAGTTGTCGTAGCCCGCCAGGGTCGCCACCGGGTGATAACCGCGTGGCACTTTCACTACGTCCCGATTGTAGACCGGCATGCATTCGTCGAGCGTGCGATCGTCGGTATAGACGCGCTGCATGCAGAATCCCTGCTCCGGCTGAATGCGGTGATAATACGTCTCTTCCAGATAGGTTTCGTCCGGTGAGTCTTCCCGATCGTGCTTGTGGCTCGGGTAGGAACTGGTGTTGCCCTCGTCGGTGTAAACCTCCACCACCAGCAGACTGTCGGCCGGCTCGCTGTCCGGTAGAATGTTGTGCACCAACCGCTGGTTGCGCCCCTTGCCGCGCCGCTCCACGCCGATATCCGCCGGCGTAATCAGCCGTGAAGGCAGGTGGCCGCTGCCGGGCGCGCTGCACACCGCCAGCTCCAGATCGGTTTCTGCCCGCACGTCGATGCGATCGTGGTGCGGCACATACACCGCGTAAGGCGGCGTGCGCTCGAACGGGCTCATGCGTTTGCCGATATGCGGGTATTCGGCGCGCAGCGTGGCGACGGAGGCGATACCGGCCACCAGCACCAGGCACAGCTCCTTGTCACCGCACTCCAGCTGCAGCGACTGCCCGGCGGCCAGGCGATAAACGTCGAAACCGACATAGCGCCACCCGGCATTTTCCGGCGTCACGTGCTGAATACGCCCCTCGGCGTTCGGCGTCTGACATTTGGCAAGCAGTGAAGACATCTCGATTCTCCTGTTAACTCCCCGTGCAAAGGCCGTTGCCCCGAAGGAGCAACGGCCCGCTCATACTTTGCGATCGCTTAACCCAGCGTCGGCATGCTGAATTCGGACACCGTCTGCTGCCCGGCCGGCCAGCGCGCGGTGGCGGTCTTCATGCGCGTGTAGAAGCGCACGCCGTCGGTGCCGTGCACGTTAAGCGCGCCGAACACCGAGCGCTTCCAGCCGCCGAAGCTGTGGAACGCCATCGGCACCGGCACCGGCACGTTGACGCCGACCATCCCGGCCTGCACTTCCTGCACGAACTGGCGCGCGTAGTGGCCGCTGCCGGTAAAGATGGCGCTGCCGTTGCCAAACTCGTGGCCGTTCACCGTGTCGATGGCGGTGCGGTAATCCGGCACCCGCACGATGCCCAGCACCGGCCCGAAGATCTCTTCGCGGTAGATGCGCATGTTCGGCTTCACATGGTCGAACAGCGTGCCGCCGACGTAGTAGCCTTCAGGATAGCCCGGCACCTGATAATTGCGGCCGTCGGCCACCAGGGTGGCGCCTTCTTCCACGCCCAGATCGATGTAACCCAGCACCTTTTTCTGGTGGGCGGACGACACCAGCGGCCCCATTTCATTCTCTTCTCCGCCCTGCTGCAAGCCCGGCCCGACGCGCAGCTGCGCGATCAGCGGCTTCAGTTTGGCGATCAGTTTATCGGCGGTGTCGTCACCGACTACCACGGCGATCGGCAGCGCCATGCAGCGCTCGCCGGCGGAGCCGAACGCTCCGCCCATCAGCGCGTTGACCGTGGCGTCCAGATCGGCGTCCGGCATGACGATCGCCTGGTTCTTCGCCGCGCCGAAGGCCTGCACCCGCTTGCCGTGCGCGCTGGCGGTGGTGTAAATATGTTCCGCCACGGTGGAGGAGCCGACGAAGCTCACCGCCTGAATGCGCGGATCGGTGCACAGCTGCGCCGCGTCTTCATTGGCGCAGTGCACCACGTTGAACACGCCGTCCGGCAGGCCGGCTTCTTTCAGCAGTTCCGCCAGGCGCACCGAGGCGGAAGGCACCAGCGCCGGCGGCTTGAGGATGAAGGTGTTGCCGCAGGCCAGCGCGATAGGGAACATCCACATCGGCACCATCGCCGGGAAGTTGAACGGGGTAATGCCCGCCACCACGCCCAGCGGCTGCATCAGCGAGAAGCTGTCGACGCCACTGCCGACGTCCGGCGAATACTCGCCCTTGATCAGATGCGGGATGCCGCAGGCGAATTCGACCACTTCCATGCCGCGCGTCAGTTCGCCCAGCGCATCCGAGTACACCTTGCCGTGCTCGCTGACGATAAGCTCGGCCAGCTCGTCGCGGTGCTGTTCCAGCAGCGCCTTGAAATTGAACATGATGCGCGCGCGGCGCAGCGGCGTGGTGCGCGACCAATCGGCAAACGCCCGATGGGCCACGTCGATGGCCTGCTTGACTTCGGCGGCGGTGCTCTGCGTGACGCGCCGCTCAACCTGCCCGCTGGCCGGGTTGTGCACGTCGACGGTTTGATTGCTGCTGCTCAGGCACACCTGCCCGTCAATAAAGTTACCCACGGTTTTCATGTCACGCCCTCTTTTCAAGTCCGCTGTCGCCTGGCCACTCGCCGGCGGCGCGGCGTTAATCGTCCCGCTCGCCAAACCCCGTCGGCAAGCCGGCTACATCCTGACCGGATGCAGCAAACTCTATTTCATTGAAAAAAAAATTTCAAATAAATTGTTTTGAAAAATTTGTTTTTAGTGCGTGAGGTCGCAATTTTGCGGTGTCGATCGGGTTGGCGCTTTCATTACCGCGCCAGGGAAAGCGTAACGGCGCAGGAGAAACCAGGGGCAATACACACTGACTTTGCTACAGAAAACCCGCACCGCGCCTGCCCTGTCGCCGTTACCGCCCGCCCCAGAACGCCCAAGGCGCCCGGATCGCGCGTGACGGTTTTTTTTGAACTGGATCTAAAAATCAATATTCCATTATTCACTAATTATGAAATAAATGTTCTTGTTTGTTCCAGCATTTATCGACGACATCGCCTTGATGACAGGCACGGTTCACACCCTTCCGCTCGCCCTCTTCCCGATAACCCAACCGTGCGGACGGAAGCCAGGATAAAAATCGGAGCAACACATGTCATATCAGCGTAAGCACAATACCGGCTACATATTGCGAATTTGCGGCATCGCCGCCCTGGGCGGCATTCTGTTCGGCTACGATACCGCCGTGATCTCCGGCGCGATCGAAGCGCTGAAAACCTATTTCAATCTCAGCCCGGCCGAAACCGGTTGGGCAGTCTCCAACGTGGTGATCGGCTGCGTGGTCGGCGCCTTCGCCGCCGGGCCGCTAGCGGCGCGCTGGGGCCGTAAAAAGGCGCTGATGCTGGCGGCGCTGCTGTTCACCGTTTCCGCCGTCGGCGCAGCCTTGGCCCCGACCTTCACCTGGTTCGTCATCTACCGCATCATCGGCGGGCTGGCGGTCGGCATCGCCGCCACCGTGTCGCCGATGTACATGTCGGAAGTGTCGCCAAAGGACATGCGCGGGCGCGCGCTCAGTATGCAGCAGTTCGCCATCGTGTTCGGTCAGATCGTGATTTTCTACGTCAACTTCAAAATCGCCAGCCTCGCCAGCGAAGCCTGGCTGGTGGAAATGGGCTGGCGCTGGATGTTCGCCTCGGGCGTCATCCCCTGCATTCTGTTCTGCATCCTGGTGTTCGTCATTCCTGAGTCGCCGCGCTGGAACGTGATGATGGGCCGCGACGATCAGGCGCTGGCGATGTTGACCAAGGTTTCCAACGCCGCCCACGCGCAGAATCTGCTGAAAGAAATCAAAGACTCGCTGCAGCAGGATCAACAGCAGCGGCATCGGAAGCTGAACTACGGCGATGTGCGGGTGCGTTTCATCCTGTTCGTCGGCTGCATGATCGCCATGCTGCAGCAGGTGACCGGCGTCAACGTAATGATGTATTACGCGCCGGTGGTGCTGAAAACCGTCACCGAAAACGCGCAGGAAGCGCTGTTTCAGACCATCTGGATCGGCGTGCTGCAGCTGGTCGGTTCGGTCATCGGCGCCATGCTGATGGATCGCATGGGCCGCATTCCGCTGATGCGTTACGGCACGCTGGGCGCCATCGCCGGCCTGCTGCTCACCTCGTACGCGCTCTACACTCAGGCCACCGGCTATTTCGCGCTGTTCGGCATGCTGTTCTTCATGGTGTTTTATGCGCTGTCCTGGGGCGTCGGCGCCTGGGTGCTGGTGTCGGAAATCTTCCCGAACCGCATGCGCGCGCAGGGGATGAGCATCGCCGTCGGCTGCATGTGGGTCGCTAACTTCGCGGTGTCGCAGTCGTTCCCGATGATCAACGACCACCCTTACCTGTTCTCGCATTTCCACGGCGCCTTCCCGATGTGGATCTTCGCCGCCTGCTGCCTGTTCAGCTACTGGTTCATCGGCCGCTATATTCCGGAAACCAAAGGCGTCTCGCTGGAAAAAATGGAGCAGGTAGTGCTGGCCAAACGCCACCGCCACCCCCTGCCCGACGGCAAGCCGCTGCCGCTGGAAAACGGCAAATCCTGATCTCTCAACCCTGACCGCTGGAGTAATGCCTCATGACCATTGCACTGGACCGCTTCTGCATTAACCGCAAAATCGCGCCGAATCTCGATCTGGACAGTTTTTTCCGCCTGGTGAAACGCTGCGGGCTCAGTAAGGTTGAGCTGCGCAACGATATGCCCAGCGGCAAGGTGACCGACGATCTGAGCGACGCGCAGCTCAATGCGCTCGCTGCGCAATACGGCATCGAGATCGTCACGATCAACGCCCTCGGCATGTTCAATCTGATGGACAACCCGGCGGCGCTGCAGCAGCGCGCCGAAGCGTTGCTGGCGCAGGCGCAGGCCATCCACAGCCGGGCGCTGGTGCTGTGCCCGCACTGCAGCGCCGATGACACGCGCAGCGAGCAGCAAAAACGCGACGACACCCTCGCCGCGCTGCGGCTGCTGGCGCCGCTGTTTGCCCGCTATGGCGTGCAGGGGTACGTCGAGCCGCTGGGCTTCGGCATCAGCTCGCTGCGATCGTCGCTGCTGACCCAGGCGCTCATCCGCGATTCGGGCGCGCCGTACCGCATCGTGCTCGATACTTTCCACCACTATTTAAGCGGTGTGGCGCAGGCCGACTTCGACGCGCAGATCCAGGTGGCGCAGATCGGCCTGGTGCATCTGTCCGGCGTGGAGGATGGGCGGGATAAAGGCGCGCTGAGCGACGAAGAGCGCATCATGTTGAGCGAGGGCGATCGGCTGGAGAGCCGCCGCCAGGTGCAAAACCTGGAACGCCTGGGCTACACCGGCGTCTATGCCTTCGAGCCCTTCTCTTCGCAGCTGGACAGCTGGAGCGAGGCGGATATCGAACGGGAAATCCGCCAGAGCATCGCCCTGCTGCAAGGGTAAAAAAACGGCCTCCGCGGAGGCCGTTTTTCATGGCGTTACTTCAGGTTGCCGACCACCAGCTGGTGGCGCGCGTTGTAAAACTTACGGTAGGCCAGATAGCAGGCGATGATGGTCGACAGGCTGGCGGTGGAAAGCAGCATGAAGGTCACCATAATCTGGTATTTGATCGCTTTCACCGGGTCGATGCCGGCGAAGATCAGCCCGGACATCATGCCCGGCAGGCTGACCAGCCCAACGGTTTTCGCCGAATCCACGGTCGGGATCAGCGAAGCGCGGATACTGTCGCGGATCAGCGCCGCCGAAGCGAACTTGGGCGTCGCCCCCAGGCTGAGCATCTCCTGAATCTTCTGCTGTTCGCTTTTGAAACGCTGGCCGAGGTTGGTGTAGCACAATCCCACCGCCACCATGGCGTTACCGGCGATCATCCCGGAGATGGGGATTACCTGCATCGGCGTAAATTCGATGGAGCCAGTCAAGACCAGCACCGCCAGCGTCAGCACCGCGCCGGTGGTGATGGCGATAAACGACGTCACGAACGCGTGTTCGACGTACTTGCTGCGTTTCTTGGCGTTGTAGGCCGCGTTAAAGCAGATGAACAGCACCATCAACACGGTGAGCACCGCGTTATCCAGATCGAAAATGTACTTCAGCACGTAGCCGACGATGATCAGCTGCACCACCGCGCGGCAGATGCTCCAGATAATGTCCTTTTCCAGCGCCAGCTTTTCCCGGTGGCTGATCAGAATGGCGACCACCACCAGGAGCATCGACAAGCCTAAGGATTCGTTGGTGATGTTATGCTGATTCATGCTGTTGCTCCTGTTGCTCGGCGCCGTGCGCGCGCAGGGTGATCACCTCGTCCGCATGCGCTATCTCTTCGGTATCGTGCGTCACCCACAGCACCGCCAGCCGGTGCTCCGCCACCAGCTGATGCACTATCTCATTGACGTTGCGCTTATTTTCCTCGTCCAGCGCACTGGTGATCTCATCGAGCAACAGCACCCGGGGCATAAACTGCAGGTTGCGGATCAGGGACACGCGCTGCTTCTCCCCGCCGGACAGCTCATTGATGCTTTTGGTCAGCATCGCCTCCGGCAGCCCGAAACGCGCCAGATCGGCCTGCATTTTTCGTTCATCCGGCGACTGTTGACGGATCTGGTAGGGCAGCGCCAGATTGTCGTAAACCGTATTGCCGAACAGCGCCGGCGTCTGGAAGCAGTAAGAAACCTGTTTGCGATACGCCTCCGGCGACATCTCGGCGATCGCTCGTCCGTCGAAATAGAGGTTTCCGCTGGTCGGATCCATTAAGGAAGAGATGATTTTCAGCAGGGTGCTTTTCCCGCAGCCGGAAGGTCCGGTGATCAGTTTGAACTCGCCTTCACCCAGCGTGAAAGAGACGGAGTCCAGGATCACTTGGTTGTCTATTTGATAATGAATATCATCCAATCTCAGTATGTCTTTCTTTTCCTTCATTACGATGCCGGCTCCCTACACCTGTTCCCGTCTGAGCGATAAGTATATGGCCGCAAAAAACATATTAGCAATGCCTGTGCGGATGGCAGCGAGCGGAGAGGAGGATTGACGGAGCAAAACGCCCCGTCAAATAATAAATTTTACTAATGATTAGCTGTAGGAATAGTCAAAAGCGACCGCCAGGGTCGAATCACTCTTTTTTTATCGCCGCCTGTTCGTCGCAGCTGTACCAGCGTAGAGAATTGTTGATGCTGCGGTGGGTGCAGCGAACCTTGCCCTCCTTTTCCAGCGCCAGCAGCAGGGTGCGGGTGGTATAAATGTTTTCGCCGCATTTATCCGCCAGCTCGCGCGTCTTCGGCCACTGCTCCGGCGGGGGATGCAGGCCCCCGGCCCCTTCCACAAGATCCCGGCACAATCCCCGCAACACATCCAGCATCAGCGATTTTCTACTTTCAAACGTTTTCGGCACCTTGGCCATAGCATTCCTCCTGAGTGGTTACTGCTGAGCCCCCGTTCATGACTGCACGTCAGTGATGCGCAGGGGCATAAATCACGGCGGCGTCCGCGCAAACAACGTTGTTCCGATAAAATAGACCTGGCGCTGTCTATCACCGCGCGAATGAATATTTATTAATGAATCCAACCTTTGCCGATAAAATGTCATGCATTGTTCCTCGGATTTTTCACTAGGATTTTTCTGTGCAATTTTTTTCATGGCTATCATGATATGAAGATGTTTAAACAATCCCATAACGAACTGTGAATACATAATTACCAACATTGTCAACGCATGCGCCTTACATCTGTTAAATGCATTAATCGCAGTAATCATTCCATCGTTCATCCTTTGATTATCACTTAGGTCATTATTATGTAATGCCTACGGCATCACCTGCCCTTTTCTGGTTAATCACAATGGGTTAAATAACATAAGCGCGTCCAAAAAATAGCATCTGATAAGAATAATCTTCCCCCTGCCTTGTTGTTATTTTTTTGTTAACGACTCTTCGACAAACCATCGACAACCCAGGAATAGGCGGTGGAACACCATAGGGACAACTAACCACACAAAATCATACAAAACAAATGCTTATGTTTTTCATTTTGTTTCATAAAGAAAATTCTTCAATGTTCGTCAAAGCGTAATATTAGCAAAGCGATATTGCGCATTGTAGGGCAACCGCTATTACAGTCGATCTAATATCTCGCATAACCTTATTTATTCAGTCATTTATTCTGGATAATATTTACATACGATCTATTGGTTTTTGATCTTATATTTAACTTTTTCCTTTTGGTTTTATATTCTGAATTTGAGTTATTTCAACAAAATCTATTTCCAAGCAATGCTATTGTTTGCAAGAATATTCCCAGCAAAACGCCATACTGATATTCGGGTTTTAAAATCAAATAAAACCGACCAAACATCACATAACCATTTCGTTATTAAAAGCAAATAACGAAAAGTGTGCGTATTGCCCAAAGCAAAAGGATCTGGCTCCCATCGCAGTGCGGCTAACAGGGCGTTGCTGCTCTGCGGGGATTTAGGTGTGCTTTTCTTTTTATTTAAATACTCTCTACAGGAACCTGAGAAATGAAACTGAATAAATTAATGCTGGCGACCGCCATTGCTTTTTCTACCGCCTCCGTTGCACATGCGGCGCCGACCCCGAACCAGGGCAGCGGCACCGTGACCTTTAGCGGTGAAATTATCGATGCGCCTTGCAGCATCACGCCGGACTCCGTCGATCAAACCGTCCCGATGGGCCAGATCAGCAGCCGCATCCTGGCCAAAGAAGGCAAATCCAGCGCCGAACCCTTCAGCATTGAGCTGAAAGACTGCGCGCTCAACACCATGAAAAACGTCAAGGTGACCTTCACCGGCACGCCGGATGCCGTCAACAGCAAATTGCTGGCGCTGAGCGGTTCCGCCAGCGGCGCGGGCATCGTGATTTACGACCAGCTGCACGCCAAGGAAGTTGAGCTGGGCACCGCAACGGACGGCCAGGGCCTGAACGAAGGCAACAACGCCCTGAAATTCGCCGCATACCTGCAAGGCAACAGCGCTTCCGGCGCCGTCGTGCCGGGCCAGTTCACCAGCGTGGCGAACTTTACCCTGGCTTATCAGTAAGCCTCGTTGGGGATGCCGGCGCGGGCATCCCCATGCTTAACGACGCCGGCTCCGGCAAAGGAACCGATCTCGACAGGGAGAAGCCAGCATGACCATCCATTGGCGAGGCGCATTGCTGATCGCGCTCAGCATCGGCAGCGCTAGCGCCACGGCGAAAACTCAGGGCCACGGCAAAGTCAGCCTGGGCGGCGAAATCGTCGAAACGCCGTGCAACATCGCCGGCGACAGTTTGGATCAAACCGTTGATTTCGGGCTGGTTTCAATGAGCGACGCCGGGCGAGATGCCCAGCCGAGCCTCATCGGCAGCCGCCGCCACTTCGCCATCAGGTTGGTGAACTGCGAACTGGCCAGCCAGATAAAGCCCGATTTTATTTATCGCGCGGCCAACCTCACCTTCAGCGGCATCGCGGATAGCCAAGATCCGCAATGGCTCGCCGTCCATGGCGAGGCGCGCGGCATGGCTATCGAGTTGCTGACCGACGCCGGCACCCCGATCCCGCTCGGCAGCACGACGGCGGATTATCTGATCGTTGCCGGCGATAACACGCTGCGCTTTGGCGCCCAGCTGCGCATTCACCCCGACAGGGCACGGGCGGGCGGTTTCAGCTCATTGGCCAAATTCACCCTGTCTTATCTGTAGCCGGTTTTCGTTAGGAACGCTGTACAGCATTACGTATTCAGGTCTTACGGGATGACCTGCTATTAGGCGCGGATTTGCCATGAGTGATCATTCTATGACGTCTTTACTGACAATAAAAAAAACGCCCATCATCGTCATTCTCTCTGTTCTCTGGGCAAAAACGGTCTTTTCCGCCACGGAATTCAATACCGACGTGTTGGATATTGGCGAACGCAGCAAAGTGGACTTATCCCGCTTTTCCGACGCCGATTACGTCATGCCGGGCACCTATCTGCTGGATATCAAAATCAACCAGAAAACGCTGCCCCAGCGCAGCATTCAGTATTTCCCGTCGCCGGATAACAAGAGCGGCAGCCAGGTGTGCCTGCCGCCTGACCTGGTGGAAAAAATGGCGCTGAAAGAAGAAGCGGCCAAAAAAGTCACCCTGTGGCGCGACAACCAGTGTGCCGACATTCGCGGCATCAAAGGCGCAGCGGTTTCCGATCGCATCAGCGGCGGCGTGCTGGCGATCACCATTCCGCAGGCCTGGATGAAATACTCCGATCCCGACTGGACGCCGCCCGAGCAGTGGGACGATGGCATCCCCGGCGTGCTGCTGGATTACAATCTCAGCGGCCAAATCGGTAAACAGCACCACGACAACGGCACCGCCGAAAGCCTCAGCAGCTACGGTACATTGGGCGCCAACCTGGGCGCCTGGCGCCTGCGCGCCGATTATCAGACCGATTTCAACCAACAATACGGCCGGCGCGACAGCAATTTCGACTGGAATCAGATCTACGCATACCGCGCGCTGCCGATGCAGGCCGCCAGGCTGACGCTGGGTGAAACCTACCTGAATTCGCCGGTGTTCGACGCCTACCGTTTTACCGGCCTCAACCTCGCCAGCGACGAGCGCATGCTGCCGCCCAACCTGCAGGGTTACGCGCCAGAAGTACGCGGCATCGCCAAAAGCAACGCGCGGATCACCGTCTCTCAGGAAGGCCGCACGCTGTATCAAACCACGGTGCCCGCCGGGCCGTTCGCCATTCAGGATCTCAGCAGCTCGGTACGCGGCAAACTGGATGTGAAAGTGGAAGAACAAGACGGCAGTGTTTCCACTTTTCAGGTAGATACCGCCAGCATTCCTTATCTGACCCGCCCCGGCTACGTGCGCTATAACGTGGCGCTGGGCAAGCCGTCTGCCTACGATCACCGCACGCAAGGGCCGGTGTTCTCCGCCGGCGATTTCTCCTGGGGCTTGAGCAACGCCTGGTCGCTGTATGGCGGCGCGCTGCTCGGCGGCGATTACAACGCCTGGGCTCTCGGCCTGGGGCGCGACCTGAACCTGTTCGGCGCCCTGTCGGTGGACGCCACGCAGTCGATCGCGCGCCTGCCCGATGAACCCAGCGCCAAAGGCATGTCATTCAAGGTCAACTACGCCAAGCGTTTCGACGAGCTCAACGGCCAAATCACCTTTGCCGGCTACCGCTTTTCGCAGCGCAAATTTATGACCATGTCGCAGTACCTGCAGGCGC comes from Serratia sarumanii and encodes:
- a CDS encoding FaeA/PapI family transcriptional regulator; translated protein: MAKVPKTFESRKSLMLDVLRGLCRDLVEGAGGLHPPPEQWPKTRELADKCGENIYTTRTLLLALEKEGKVRCTHRSINNSLRWYSCDEQAAIKKE
- a CDS encoding fimbria/pilus outer membrane usher protein, whose translation is MSDHSMTSLLTIKKTPIIVILSVLWAKTVFSATEFNTDVLDIGERSKVDLSRFSDADYVMPGTYLLDIKINQKTLPQRSIQYFPSPDNKSGSQVCLPPDLVEKMALKEEAAKKVTLWRDNQCADIRGIKGAAVSDRISGGVLAITIPQAWMKYSDPDWTPPEQWDDGIPGVLLDYNLSGQIGKQHHDNGTAESLSSYGTLGANLGAWRLRADYQTDFNQQYGRRDSNFDWNQIYAYRALPMQAARLTLGETYLNSPVFDAYRFTGLNLASDERMLPPNLQGYAPEVRGIAKSNARITVSQEGRTLYQTTVPAGPFAIQDLSSSVRGKLDVKVEEQDGSVSTFQVDTASIPYLTRPGYVRYNVALGKPSAYDHRTQGPVFSAGDFSWGLSNAWSLYGGALLGGDYNAWALGLGRDLNLFGALSVDATQSIARLPDEPSAKGMSFKVNYAKRFDELNGQITFAGYRFSQRKFMTMSQYLQARYGDIDDRYSGRQKELYTVTASKTFMAEDSAQAITAYLTYSHQTYWDAGAQNRYGMSTSKLFDFGGISNITASLAAYRTHYRGRTDDSAMLNFTVPIGEHNRLGYALQVNNRDVTQTATYTDNSDINNTWQVGSGVTQSGKPTASGYYTHNASFGTLNANASYQQGSYSSIGGTFRGGLTATRHGVAAHQNAGNGGSRMMLDTNGVAGVPINNGRAYSNRFGLAVISDITSYYNTDTRIDVNKLADDVEATRAVVQGTLTEGAIGYRHFEVVKGSKLLATIKLADGSEPPFGATVLSATGREIAVVNDGGSVYLTGVQPEERLDVAWEGRRQCRITIPGAAKPLDRLLLPCTKP
- a CDS encoding fimbrial protein; amino-acid sequence: MTIHWRGALLIALSIGSASATAKTQGHGKVSLGGEIVETPCNIAGDSLDQTVDFGLVSMSDAGRDAQPSLIGSRRHFAIRLVNCELASQIKPDFIYRAANLTFSGIADSQDPQWLAVHGEARGMAIELLTDAGTPIPLGSTTADYLIVAGDNTLRFGAQLRIHPDRARAGGFSSLAKFTLSYL
- the fetA gene encoding iron efflux ABC transporter ATP-binding subunit FetA; the encoded protein is MKEKKDILRLDDIHYQIDNQVILDSVSFTLGEGEFKLITGPSGCGKSTLLKIISSLMDPTSGNLYFDGRAIAEMSPEAYRKQVSYCFQTPALFGNTVYDNLALPYQIRQQSPDERKMQADLARFGLPEAMLTKSINELSGGEKQRVSLIRNLQFMPRVLLLDEITSALDEENKRNVNEIVHQLVAEHRLAVLWVTHDTEEIAHADEVITLRAHGAEQQEQQHESA
- the iolB gene encoding 5-deoxy-glucuronate isomerase, translating into MSSLLAKCQTPNAEGRIQHVTPENAGWRYVGFDVYRLAAGQSLQLECGDKELCLVLVAGIASVATLRAEYPHIGKRMSPFERTPPYAVYVPHHDRIDVRAETDLELAVCSAPGSGHLPSRLITPADIGVERRGKGRNQRLVHNILPDSEPADSLLVVEVYTDEGNTSSYPSHKHDREDSPDETYLEETYYHRIQPEQGFCMQRVYTDDRTLDECMPVYNRDVVKVPRGYHPVATLAGYDNYYLNVMAGPVRQWKFTWEKDHAWINGDGYPAAQ
- a CDS encoding fimbrial protein; this encodes MKLNKLMLATAIAFSTASVAHAAPTPNQGSGTVTFSGEIIDAPCSITPDSVDQTVPMGQISSRILAKEGKSSAEPFSIELKDCALNTMKNVKVTFTGTPDAVNSKLLALSGSASGAGIVIYDQLHAKEVELGTATDGQGLNEGNNALKFAAYLQGNSASGAVVPGQFTSVANFTLAYQ
- a CDS encoding CoA-acylating methylmalonate-semialdehyde dehydrogenase, with the translated sequence MKTVGNFIDGQVCLSSSNQTVDVHNPASGQVERRVTQSTAAEVKQAIDVAHRAFADWSRTTPLRRARIMFNFKALLEQHRDELAELIVSEHGKVYSDALGELTRGMEVVEFACGIPHLIKGEYSPDVGSGVDSFSLMQPLGVVAGITPFNFPAMVPMWMFPIALACGNTFILKPPALVPSASVRLAELLKEAGLPDGVFNVVHCANEDAAQLCTDPRIQAVSFVGSSTVAEHIYTTASAHGKRVQAFGAAKNQAIVMPDADLDATVNALMGGAFGSAGERCMALPIAVVVGDDTADKLIAKLKPLIAQLRVGPGLQQGGEENEMGPLVSSAHQKKVLGYIDLGVEEGATLVADGRNYQVPGYPEGYYVGGTLFDHVKPNMRIYREEIFGPVLGIVRVPDYRTAIDTVNGHEFGNGSAIFTGSGHYARQFVQEVQAGMVGVNVPVPVPMAFHSFGGWKRSVFGALNVHGTDGVRFYTRMKTATARWPAGQQTVSEFSMPTLG
- a CDS encoding TIM barrel protein, translated to MTIALDRFCINRKIAPNLDLDSFFRLVKRCGLSKVELRNDMPSGKVTDDLSDAQLNALAAQYGIEIVTINALGMFNLMDNPAALQQRAEALLAQAQAIHSRALVLCPHCSADDTRSEQQKRDDTLAALRLLAPLFARYGVQGYVEPLGFGISSLRSSLLTQALIRDSGAPYRIVLDTFHHYLSGVAQADFDAQIQVAQIGLVHLSGVEDGRDKGALSDEERIMLSEGDRLESRRQVQNLERLGYTGVYAFEPFSSQLDSWSEADIEREIRQSIALLQG
- the fetB gene encoding iron efflux ABC transporter permease subunit FetB, coding for MNQHNITNESLGLSMLLVVVAILISHREKLALEKDIIWSICRAVVQLIIVGYVLKYIFDLDNAVLTVLMVLFICFNAAYNAKKRSKYVEHAFVTSFIAITTGAVLTLAVLVLTGSIEFTPMQVIPISGMIAGNAMVAVGLCYTNLGQRFKSEQQKIQEMLSLGATPKFASAALIRDSIRASLIPTVDSAKTVGLVSLPGMMSGLIFAGIDPVKAIKYQIMVTFMLLSTASLSTIIACYLAYRKFYNARHQLVVGNLK
- a CDS encoding sugar porter family MFS transporter — protein: MSYQRKHNTGYILRICGIAALGGILFGYDTAVISGAIEALKTYFNLSPAETGWAVSNVVIGCVVGAFAAGPLAARWGRKKALMLAALLFTVSAVGAALAPTFTWFVIYRIIGGLAVGIAATVSPMYMSEVSPKDMRGRALSMQQFAIVFGQIVIFYVNFKIASLASEAWLVEMGWRWMFASGVIPCILFCILVFVIPESPRWNVMMGRDDQALAMLTKVSNAAHAQNLLKEIKDSLQQDQQQRHRKLNYGDVRVRFILFVGCMIAMLQQVTGVNVMMYYAPVVLKTVTENAQEALFQTIWIGVLQLVGSVIGAMLMDRMGRIPLMRYGTLGAIAGLLLTSYALYTQATGYFALFGMLFFMVFYALSWGVGAWVLVSEIFPNRMRAQGMSIAVGCMWVANFAVSQSFPMINDHPYLFSHFHGAFPMWIFAACCLFSYWFIGRYIPETKGVSLEKMEQVVLAKRHRHPLPDGKPLPLENGKS